From Chaetodon trifascialis isolate fChaTrf1 chromosome 1, fChaTrf1.hap1, whole genome shotgun sequence, one genomic window encodes:
- the copb1 gene encoding coatomer subunit beta: MTAAENVCYTLINVTSDSEPPSEVSLKADLEKGEIKAKTEALKKVIIMILNGEKLPGLLMTIIRFVLPLQDHTIKKLLLVFWEIVPKTTPDGKLLQEMILVCDAYRKDLQHPNEFIRGSTLRFLCKLKESELLEPLMPAIRACLEHRHSYVRRNAVLAIYTIYRNFEHLIPDAPELIHDFLVNEKDASCKRNAFMMLIHADQDRALDYLSTCIDQVHTFGDILQLVIVELIYKVCHANPSERARFIRCIYNLLQSSSPAVKYEAAGTLVTLSSAPTAIKAAAQCYIDLIIKESDNNVKLIVLDRLIELKEHPTHERVLQDLVMDILRVLSTPDLEVRKKTLQLALDLVSSRNVEELVIVLKKEVIKTNNVTEHEDTDKYRQLLVRTLHSCSVRFPDMAANVIPVLMEFLSDTNEAAAADVLEFVREAIQRFDNLRPLVIEKMLEVFHAIKTVKIYRGALWILGEYCSTKEDIQSVMTEVRRSLGEIPIVENEIKKETGEVKPEDEVSAAPAQKLVTEMGTYVTQSALSSSRPSKKEEDRPPLRGFLMDGDFYVAASLATTLTKVALRYVAIVQDKKKQNSFVAEAMLIMVTVLHLGKSSLPKKPITDDDVDRISLCLKVLSECSPLMNDIFNKECRKSLSHMLTVRLEEEKLSQKKESEKRNVTVQADDPISFMQLTAKNEMTSKEDQFQLSLLAAMGNTQRKEAADPLASKLNKVTQLTGFSDPVYAEAYVHVNQYDIVLDVLVVNQTSDTLQNCTLELATLGDLKLVEKPSPLTLAPHDFANIKANVKVASTENGIIFGNIVYDVSGAASDRNCVVLSDIHIDIMDYIQPASCTDAEFRQMWAEFEWENKVTVNTNITDLNDYLQHILKSTNMKCLTPEKALSGFCGFMAANLYARSIFGEDALANVSIEKPIHLGPEAPVNGHIRIRAKSQGMALSLGDKINLSQKKTNI, translated from the exons ATGACAGCTGCAGAGAATGTTTGTTACACTCTGATCAATGTTACATCTGACTCAGAGCCCCCCTCTGAAGTCAGCCTAAAAGCTGATCTAG AAAAGGGGGAGATCAAGGCAAAGACTGAGGCTCTGAAGAAGGTCATCATCATGATCCTGAATGGTGAGAAGTTGCCAGGACTGCTGATGACCATCATCCGCTTCGTGCTGCCACTTCAAGACCACACCAtcaaaaagctgctgctggtgttctGGGAGATCGTTCCCAAAACAACCCCAGATGgcaagctgctgcaggagatgATCCTGGTGTGTGATGCCTACAGAAAG GACCTGCAGCATCCCAACGAGTTCATCCGTGGCTCCACTCTGCGTTTCCTGTGCAAGCTGAAGGAGTCTGAGCTGCTTGAGCCTCTCATGCCAGCGATCCGGGCCTGCCTGGAGCACCGTCACAGCTACGTGCGCCGCAATGCTGTCCTGGCCATTTACACCATCTATAG gAACTTTGAACATCTCATCCCCGATGCTCCAGAGCTGATCCATGATTTTCTTGTCAATGAAAAAGATGCCAGCTGTAAGAGAAATGCCTTCATGATGCTCATTCATGCAGATCAG GATCGCGCTCTGGATTACCTCAGCACTTGCATTGACCAAGTTCACACTTTCGGCGACATTCTTCAGCTGGTCATTGTGGAGCTGATTTACAAA GTTTGCCATGCTAACCCATCTGAGCGTGCCCGCTTTATCCGCTGCATCTACAACCTGCTGCAGTCCTCCAGTCCAGCTGTTAAGTATGAGGCTGCTGGCACTCTTGTAACCCTCTCCAGTGCTCCCACAGCCATTAAG GCTGCTGCCCAGTGCTACATCGATTTGATCATCAAGGAGAGCGACAACAATGTGAAGCTCATTGTTCTTGATCgtctgattgagctgaaggaacaCCCCACTCATGAGCGTGTACTCCAG gaCCTTGTTATGGACATCCTGCGTGTTCTCAGCACTCCCGACCTGGAAGTCAGAAAGAAGACCTTGCAGCTGGCGCTGGACCTCGTTTCATCTCGCAATGTAGAAGAG TTGGTGATTGTTTTGAAGAAAGAGGTGATCAAGACAAACAACGTAACCGAGCATGAAGACACTGATAAGTACAGGCAGCTGTTGGTGCGCACTCTCCACTCTTGCAGCGTGCGCTTCCCTGATATGGCGGCCAATGTCATACCTGTG CTGATGGAGTTCCTAAGTGACACTAAcgaggcagctgctgcagatgtgctGGAGTTTGTACGGGAGGCTATTCAGAGATTTGACAACTTGAGACCCCTCGTCATCGAGAAGATGCTGGAAGTCTTTCACGCCATCAAAACTGTCAA GATCTACAGAGGAGCGTTGTGGATCTTGGGAGAATACTGCAGCACCAAGGAAGACATCCAGAGTGTGATGACAGAAGTGCGCAGGTCGTTGGGAGAG ATTCCCATTGTCGAAAATGAGATAAAGAAAGAGACCGGAGAGGTGAAACCAGAGGATGAAGTGAGCGCAGCTCCAGCCCAGAAGCTGGTGACAGAGATGGGCACCTATGTGACGCAGAGtgccctcagctcctccaggccTTCGAAGAAAGAAGAAGATAG GCCTCCACTCAGAGGCTTCCTGATGGATGGAGACTTCTATGTGGCAGCTTCCTTGGCCACCACACTGACCAAAGTGGCCTTACGCTACGTTGCTATTGttcaagacaaaaagaaacaaaat TCCTTTGTTGCGGAGGCCATGCTGATCATGGTGACTGTGCTTCACCTGGGCAAGTCCTCTCTGCCCAAGAAGCCAATTACAGACGATGATGTGGACCGCATCTCGCTGTGCCTCAAGGTGCTGTCAGAGTGCTCACCGCTTATGAATGACATTTTCAACAAGGAGTGCCGCAAATCCCTGTCACATATGCTGACCGTCAGACTGGAGGAAGAGAAGCTGTCACAGAAG aaagagtctgagaaacgtaACGTCACGGTGCAGGCAGACGACCCAATCTCCTTCATGCAGCTGACagccaaaaatgaaatgacttcTAAGGAGGACCAGTTCCAGCTCAGTCTGCTGGCTGCTATGGGAAACACTCAGAGGAAGGAGGCTGCTGATCCCCTGGCTTCAAAACTCAACAAG GTGACCCAGCTGACAGGCTTCTCAGACCCAGTGTATGCTGAAGCCTACGTTCATGTCAACCAGTACGACATTGTGTTGGATGTGCTGGTGGTCAACCAGACCAGTGATACTCTCCAGAACTGCACCCTTGAACTGGCCACTTTAGGTGACCTCAAGTTGGTCGAGAAGCCTTCACCTCTAACTCTGGCTCCTCACGATTTTGCTAACATCAAGGCCAATGTCAAGGTGGCTTCTACTGAGAATGGCATTATATTTGGCAACATCG TGTACGATGTGTCGGGAGCTGCTAGCGACAGAAACTGCGTCGTCCTCAGCGACATCCACATCGACATCATGGACTACATCCAGCCGGCTTCCTGCACCGATGCAGAATTCAGACAGATGTGGGCAGAGTTTGAGTGGGAAAACAAG GTGACAGTGAACACCAACATCACTGATCTGAACGATTATCTCCAGCATATCCTCAAATCCACCAACATGAAGTGTCTGACTCCTGAGAAG GCTCTGTCTGGCTTCTGTGGCTTCATGGCTGCCAACCTTTATGCTCGTTCTATCTTTGGAGAAGACGCCCTGGCTAATGTCAGCATCGAGAAGCCCATCCACCTGGGGCCTGAGGCACCTGTCAACGGACACATACGCATTAGAGCCAAAAGTCAG GGGATGGCCTTGAGCCTCGGCGACAAGATCAACCTCTcccaaaaaaagacaaatatctgA